The Gossypium hirsutum isolate 1008001.06 chromosome D07, Gossypium_hirsutum_v2.1, whole genome shotgun sequence genome includes the window GctctttgctttttcttttcttaaaaatcCCTGTTTGGAGTTCCCATTAAGCCAATACACTCTACTGATACTAGCAGATTATTTGAAACAATTAAAGGGAAATATTGTGGTTTTCGGTTTCATAGTCTAAACTTGGCTTTAGCTAGTAACAATAAATTTACATATAaagcttcatcatcatcatcatcatcatccaacATGGTATGAGAATTTAGACATGTTCAGCCTGCGATTTCTGTTTTGTGAACATTCATATGTGGGAAACTACATTTTCCATTCTTTCAACTTTCTGGATGGTATACTTCAGTTCCTGTTGGATATTTACTCTTGAAGGTGATAGTACAATGTCTTTCCATATCGAACCGGTTTGACAAGCGGGGTTAGGATACCTGTAAAGTTCGTATATGGAATCCGCGTTTTCGTTCAGCCTGCCTATCCTCTTTAAACACCCGATCTCGTCCGGATCCACTAGTAATGTCCTGTCTTTCTCTTTCCATCCTATCAACTTCACATACATTGTTTAAGTCAATACTTCATCAAGTAATCATGCTAACAAATGAAGGTGGGAGTGATAGTGAAATTTCACCTTAGGTGGACCTTCCAAGGCATTGGTGCTATATAGCCTAGCGTTGTCAACCAGTTGGCAATATGTTGGAAATGCATTTGCAAATCTCTTGTGGGATTTCAATTGTGAATTCACTCTTACGGCTCGTCTACACATTATAGCTCTCCTGAATGTATTAGATTCCTTCATAGAATCAGTATCTCAGGGtaaaagggaaataaaatattCTTATTAGGCATAGTTTTGTTTCAGTGTGTGCCTTACCTTATGCCTCTAATAACtgctaaataagcttcacaaaCAACCCCAACCAGCTCTATTCTGTACGGCTTCCTCCTTTTGCCTCCTTCTGGAACTTGATCatcttcttcgatttgttcccagTAGTTCTCAGTTATGGTTCCATCGGGGTTTTTCTTGTAACCAGCACCCATACGATACCGGCGGCGATGGACACATCTGGCCATAGTTATTGTCTGTAAAACAAATGGTATCCAGGACAGTGTTCCATCCATGATCACATCCCGCCCTTCGTTCAGTGCTGTCACTAGAAGGGACGATGCTGCATCTGTAGATGATTGGTGCACCTGTTTCGATTAATTAAACCTCCATCTTAAGTGCCGATAAGAAACATGCACAGATGCCATTCAATATAACCTACTAAGTTATGTTGTTATTGTATAGTGAAACCAGTTTCAGTCATTAAGCTATCCCATTGAACACAAAATGTCCTTCCATTCGCCTTACTATCATGCAGCTGAGTGAGACAAGGTGAATGGTATGATATGATTGATAGAATTTTGGTGTGCTAAAGTGAAGGACATGGTGGAGATGTGGGATGAGACAGAGAAATCAATACTTACTAATTCGGCTGTATGGACCATGTCTGAATGACCTCGTTTGCTGAGGGCTCTGTAGATAACATCTGATTCTTTGAATGCATCTGCCTCAATCACAACTGCATTCCCTGCTGCTCCTGCCCAGAATGGTCTGTTCATATGTTATGCAAAACGCTTGATATTAGTGCTTTTAAATATTGCTCTTGTTTTTAATATacagtgtttaaatgctgtaggAAGAAATAAAGATATCTGTAACCAAACAGTGGTTAAGCTCCAGGTTTTATTGCATTTTGATTCTTCCTAAAACATAAGTCGAACAATTACATTTAAGTTCATCTTGGTCctgagttgttttttttttttggggtaaAAAAAGGGCTTACTCTTTGAGAATGTCCTTAAGCACAGTGCTCTTCCCAgctcccatcccacctcccatgaGGAGCAGCACTGGACTTCTATCACTGTGAGCCACTGGAGCCATCACCTCTGTACATTGAGAATCATCTGTTGATGTAAGCCCCATTGCTTTCATTTCTTCCACCAATGTAGTGAAAACTCTAGCCACCTTTAGATTTTTTGTCACCCTCTCAAATCTCTGCTCCCTATATTAGAAAAGCATGATTTATTCTCCTGTAGGAATTAGCATCAAATGTCGGTATGTATACGATATGAATATGCTCAGTTTGTTTTCATATATCTAGAGGAATGTCCCCATGTTCGAACTTAGGTGCTTCAGCATATACAAGGATGGTAATAGACTATATCTTGGCCGGTTTAAGATCTTAATTCCAGTTTCTTGTAATAGTTGGATGCATATACAAAATGGTCCATCTCATTTCAATATTTCATATTGTTATAATGATATGACAACAATGAATAGGTAATGTAATAATCAATGCCCAACCTAGTTGCTGCCATGAAAATCTGCTTGAGCTTTCTCTTGGGTTCAGCATCAGAACTTAAAACCTgaaaccataaaaaaaaaagaaaagaaaagaaaagagttcatTTTCTACATGTTTCTATCAGAATACAGAAAATATaaagaaagaatgaaaaaagaaatgaatctaacatacatatacatatattattacctGGGTGATCATAAGATCTGCATGGCACCAATGAAATGCAAAATAACTAAGGATGCATCTCTCAAACTCTTCCACAAGCTTAACAAAGAGAGAATCCACATCAGGCTCATTGGAGAAGAATGTATATATATCATCTTCACAACCTTCTAATTTCCTGATATATTCGGCGGATAACTTGCAGAGCAAAGGGCATTCTCTTCTATCTATAAATCCCATCTGCCTAGCTGAAATACATAGGATAGGAGAAACAAAATCAAGGGTCGGACACGAAATACGTGAAGGA containing:
- the LOC107936737 gene encoding calmodulin calcium-dependent NAD kinase isoform X2, with the protein product MHKGIIIAAALRFHLWKLRDEKIIPRLRSRDKGGGRIDKVERFPHYVARQMGFIDRRECPLLCKLSAEYIRKLEGCEDDIYTFFSNEPDVDSLFVKLVEEFERCILSYFAFHWCHADLMITQVLSSDAEPKRKLKQIFMAATREQRFERVTKNLKVARVFTTLVEEMKAMGLTSTDDSQCTEVMAPVAHSDRSPVLLLMGGGMGAGKSTVLKDILKEPFWAGAAGNAVVIEADAFKESDVIYRALSKRGHSDMVHTAELVHQSSTDAASSLLVTALNEGRDVIMDGTLSWIPFVLQTITMARCVHRRRYRMGAGYKKNPDGTITENYWEQIEEDDQVPEGGKRRKPYRIELVGVVCEAYLAVIRGIRRAIMCRRAVRVNSQLKSHKRFANAFPTYCQLVDNARLYSTNALEGPPKLIGWKEKDRTLLVDPDEIGCLKRIGRLNENADSIYELYRYPNPACQTGSIWKDIVLSPSRVNIQQELKYTIQKVERMENVVSHI
- the LOC107936737 gene encoding calmodulin calcium-dependent NAD kinase isoform X1, whose translation is MHKDNHSEPTFTQIMVASFIGIIIAAALRFHLWKLRDEKIIPRLRSRDKGGGRIDKVERFPHYVARQMGFIDRRECPLLCKLSAEYIRKLEGCEDDIYTFFSNEPDVDSLFVKLVEEFERCILSYFAFHWCHADLMITQVLSSDAEPKRKLKQIFMAATREQRFERVTKNLKVARVFTTLVEEMKAMGLTSTDDSQCTEVMAPVAHSDRSPVLLLMGGGMGAGKSTVLKDILKEPFWAGAAGNAVVIEADAFKESDVIYRALSKRGHSDMVHTAELVHQSSTDAASSLLVTALNEGRDVIMDGTLSWIPFVLQTITMARCVHRRRYRMGAGYKKNPDGTITENYWEQIEEDDQVPEGGKRRKPYRIELVGVVCEAYLAVIRGIRRAIMCRRAVRVNSQLKSHKRFANAFPTYCQLVDNARLYSTNALEGPPKLIGWKEKDRTLLVDPDEIGCLKRIGRLNENADSIYELYRYPNPACQTGSIWKDIVLSPSRVNIQQELKYTIQKVERMENVVSHI